In the genome of Bacteroidales bacterium, one region contains:
- the miaA gene encoding tRNA (adenosine(37)-N6)-dimethylallyltransferase MiaA has translation MSNNLLITITGPTAIGKTDIAVEIAQQLDTEIISCDSRQVYKEMRIGTAVPEQSQLEQVKHNFIQYTSVQNPLNANDFGIAANRKLSELFKVNRTVVMVGGSGLYIDAVLGGIDDIPSPKKEIREELQRKIDNGELFQLQKELQEADPQFYSTIDINNPRRILRGLEVYKTTGKPLSSFVGKQEGRLYKSAIIVLEMERDTLYDRVNRRVDIMIEHGLVDEAKKLIPYKSLSSLQTVGYQELFEHFDGSVSLEKAIEKIKSNTRQYVRKQENWFRRYDGAFRICAEQKVSICKLVGELTANL, from the coding sequence ATGTCAAATAATTTATTAATCACAATTACAGGACCTACCGCTATCGGAAAAACAGATATAGCCGTTGAAATAGCCCAACAGCTTGATACAGAGATAATCTCTTGTGATTCGCGCCAAGTTTATAAAGAGATGCGGATTGGAACTGCAGTTCCTGAACAGAGTCAATTAGAGCAAGTTAAGCACAATTTTATTCAATACACTTCGGTTCAAAATCCGTTAAATGCAAATGACTTTGGTATTGCTGCAAACAGAAAACTATCTGAGCTTTTTAAAGTTAACAGAACAGTAGTTATGGTAGGAGGAAGCGGGCTATATATTGATGCTGTGCTAGGCGGAATTGATGATATCCCATCTCCAAAAAAAGAGATCAGAGAAGAGTTACAAAGAAAAATAGACAATGGAGAGCTGTTTCAGCTGCAAAAAGAGTTGCAAGAGGCTGATCCACAGTTTTATAGCACTATTGATATTAACAATCCCAGAAGGATATTGCGTGGGCTAGAGGTTTACAAAACAACAGGGAAGCCACTTTCTTCGTTTGTAGGGAAACAGGAGGGGCGATTGTATAAATCGGCAATAATTGTTCTTGAAATGGAGCGCGATACCCTGTACGACAGAGTAAATAGGAGGGTCGATATTATGATTGAGCATGGACTTGTAGACGAAGCAAAAAAGTTAATCCCATATAAAAGCTTAAGTTCACTGCAAACAGTTGGTTATCAAGAACTTTTTGAACATTTCGACGGCTCGGTATCACTTGAAAAAGCAATTGAAAAAATTAAAAGCAACACTCGTCAGTATGTTAGAAAACAAGAGAACTGGTTCAGGAGATATGATGGTGCTTTTAGGATTTGCGCAGAACAAAAAGTTTCAATTTGTAAATTAGTAGGCGAGCTAACAGCAAATTTATAA
- a CDS encoding DUF2807 domain-containing protein codes for MKTSNKILLIAFVVVIAIITTVLIVAKKNTIIGDQERGPKFTEETSLDPFNKIEVLGGFEIEFIKSSDSKIEVNADSVVHQHITIDVKDSILTIKSDAFSFSQVKCKLYSPSFKGIVAAGGSMFYTNDSLLSDPVSLKATSGSTIKFKGSCGDLELEAKSGSSIEIFGLANSVVMSASAGSEINAKEFKTVNAVVKASSGSDIYLNSENISAEVSSGATIFYNKDANLKAPTISSGGEIRPFN; via the coding sequence ATGAAAACAAGTAATAAAATTTTATTGATAGCATTTGTAGTAGTTATTGCTATTATAACCACAGTGCTTATTGTAGCGAAAAAAAATACAATAATAGGAGATCAGGAGCGGGGTCCAAAGTTTACGGAAGAAACATCGTTAGATCCTTTTAATAAAATTGAGGTTTTAGGAGGTTTTGAAATTGAATTTATAAAATCTTCTGATTCAAAAATTGAAGTTAATGCCGATTCTGTTGTACACCAGCATATTACAATTGATGTAAAGGATAGTATTTTAACCATAAAATCTGACGCATTTAGTTTCAGTCAAGTCAAATGTAAGTTATACTCTCCATCATTCAAGGGTATAGTGGCAGCAGGTGGCAGTATGTTTTATACTAATGATAGTCTGTTGTCCGATCCTGTTTCATTAAAAGCAACCTCTGGAAGTACAATCAAATTTAAAGGTTCGTGCGGTGATTTAGAATTAGAAGCAAAATCGGGAAGTTCAATTGAAATATTTGGTTTAGCAAATTCTGTTGTAATGTCAGCGTCGGCTGGAAGTGAAATAAATGCAAAAGAGTTCAAAACTGTTAATGCTGTTGTTAAGGCAAGCTCAGGTTCTGACATTTACCTAAACAGTGAAAATATTAGCGCAGAAGTATCCTCGGGAGCAACAATTTTTTATAATAAAGACGCCAATCTTAAAGCTCCAACTATTTCATCAGGAGGAGAGATTAGACCTTTCAATTAA
- a CDS encoding AhpC/TSA family protein — protein sequence MRRCVLALITVVTVFSCQQQPSYKVEINFSDKPTGMLYLMKEIDKKPTAVDSIDLSNENIVFTGQVETPELYYLKLNDQKKMLRLFLENSKIDILMNPDSVDKAEVTGSVTHYLYKQFVTEANKFDVKHRALYSDYQKMITANDEAGVKLLEEKMEEVYNQQQTYIKSFVDSNPESVVSLYIVRWYLIYELDYQGLNDILAKIPTPVATTTIYNVLKERLAILEKVQVGKQAIDFSMEDPDGKQVSLNDFRGKYLLIDFWASWCAPCRIANHDLVETYKKYNELGFEILGVSLDKNREYWLEAIQADNLTWKHVSDLKGWENAVGQLYGVNSIPHTFLVDKEGVIIGNRLSHEELEAKLSEIFNQ from the coding sequence ATGAGAAGATGTGTTTTGGCACTTATAACTGTAGTCACAGTTTTTTCTTGTCAGCAACAGCCTAGCTACAAGGTTGAAATTAATTTTTCAGATAAACCTACAGGCATGTTATATCTAATGAAAGAAATTGACAAAAAGCCCACGGCTGTAGATTCAATTGATTTATCGAATGAAAATATTGTTTTCACAGGACAGGTAGAAACGCCAGAACTATATTATCTGAAACTTAACGATCAGAAAAAAATGTTAAGACTATTTTTAGAAAACTCTAAAATAGATATTCTTATGAATCCAGACTCAGTTGATAAAGCTGAAGTAACAGGATCAGTAACACACTATTTATACAAACAATTTGTTACAGAAGCAAACAAGTTTGATGTAAAGCATAGAGCTTTGTATAGTGATTACCAAAAAATGATAACCGCCAATGATGAAGCAGGTGTAAAGTTGTTGGAGGAAAAAATGGAAGAGGTTTATAATCAGCAACAAACATACATTAAATCTTTTGTCGATTCAAATCCCGAATCTGTTGTAAGCCTTTACATTGTAAGGTGGTATTTAATTTATGAGCTCGATTATCAAGGATTAAATGATATTTTAGCTAAAATTCCAACCCCTGTTGCTACCACAACAATATATAATGTTTTAAAAGAAAGATTGGCAATACTCGAAAAAGTTCAAGTAGGAAAGCAAGCAATAGATTTCTCAATGGAAGACCCCGACGGTAAGCAAGTTTCGCTGAATGATTTCAGAGGCAAATATCTACTAATTGACTTTTGGGCTTCTTGGTGTGCACCTTGTCGTATAGCAAATCACGATTTAGTAGAGACTTACAAGAAGTATAATGAGCTTGGATTTGAAATACTTGGAGTCTCTTTAGATAAAAACAGAGAGTACTGGTTAGAAGCAATACAAGCCGACAATCTTACATGGAAACATGTTTCCGATCTAAAAGGTTGGGAAAATGCTGTTGGTCAGCTATATGGCGTTAACTCAATACCTCATACTTTTCTTGTTGACAAAGAGGGAGTAATCATTGGAAATCGCTTGTCTCATGAAGAGTTAGAGGCAAAACTAAGCGAGATTTTTAACCAATAA
- a CDS encoding FAD-dependent oxidoreductase — MKKKRIIVIGGSAAGPKAASRARRLDEDVEIVMIQKSADLSMASCGYPYYVGGFFDDRNQLLCSPAGVVRDPNFFLNGKNIIAKVNTEVTSIDKKAKKVEFKNLISGETGSLEYDKLVIATGAVPRKPPISGIDLEGITTLLSMPDADYLRKVRDEGKIKKAVVIGGGLIGIETVEALHLAGIEVTLIELLPQLLTFLDLHLAQLVERYVKTKANVILQNGVSAFLGENGKLKAVKLNDGTELPCDLAVLAIGVMPNSKLARDAGLSVSQTGGIVVDEYMQTSDPDIYAIGDCVEIPNLITNNKVHAPFGDLANLQGRVVGDNLIKGNVTKFNGTIQTGVCKIFDYAAGTTGLSEQNAKKNGITNIETVISASLDKPGFMNGNLLITKLIVDKSTERILGAQVVGPGDVSKQLAIWAMAIQGKLTVNDMANADLPYAPPFSLAIDHSIATAHVMQNKLRGLFKTITAEEVKEKAKNNDGKAVFLDVRNPVEFEQMRLGIGERLIPLGQLRKRINELPEDKNTEIITWCKISLRGYEASIILKANGYTNVKVMEGGIVSWPFSREK; from the coding sequence ATGAAGAAGAAAAGAATAATCGTTATTGGAGGCTCAGCCGCAGGTCCAAAAGCAGCTTCAAGAGCCAGGCGTCTCGATGAAGATGTCGAAATAGTTATGATACAAAAATCGGCAGATTTATCTATGGCTTCATGTGGATATCCTTACTACGTTGGCGGATTTTTTGACGACAGGAATCAGTTGTTATGTTCACCTGCAGGTGTAGTCAGAGATCCAAACTTTTTTCTAAATGGTAAAAACATTATTGCAAAAGTCAATACTGAGGTTACCTCTATTGACAAAAAAGCCAAAAAAGTTGAATTTAAAAACCTAATATCAGGCGAGACAGGTAGCTTAGAGTACGATAAATTGGTTATTGCAACTGGAGCCGTTCCTCGTAAACCTCCAATCTCCGGAATTGATCTTGAAGGAATTACGACACTATTATCAATGCCTGATGCTGATTACCTACGAAAAGTCAGAGACGAGGGGAAAATAAAAAAGGCTGTAGTTATTGGTGGCGGGCTTATAGGTATAGAAACTGTCGAAGCACTGCATCTTGCAGGAATCGAGGTTACATTAATTGAACTTCTGCCACAGTTGTTGACATTTTTAGACTTGCATTTAGCACAATTGGTTGAACGCTATGTAAAAACAAAAGCTAATGTAATTCTTCAAAACGGAGTTTCGGCATTTTTAGGCGAAAACGGTAAACTTAAAGCCGTTAAACTTAACGATGGCACTGAATTACCATGCGATTTAGCTGTTTTAGCTATTGGTGTTATGCCAAATTCAAAATTGGCACGTGATGCGGGTTTGAGCGTAAGCCAAACAGGTGGGATCGTTGTCGATGAGTATATGCAGACGTCAGACCCTGATATATACGCCATCGGCGACTGCGTTGAAATACCAAATTTAATTACAAATAATAAAGTTCATGCTCCGTTTGGTGACTTGGCTAATCTTCAAGGTCGGGTTGTTGGCGATAATTTGATTAAAGGCAACGTTACAAAATTTAATGGCACTATTCAAACAGGAGTATGTAAGATTTTTGACTATGCAGCGGGTACGACAGGATTATCGGAGCAAAATGCCAAGAAAAATGGAATTACAAATATCGAAACCGTAATAAGCGCAAGCCTTGATAAACCCGGATTTATGAATGGTAATCTTTTAATTACTAAACTGATAGTTGACAAATCGACCGAAAGAATTTTGGGTGCCCAAGTAGTTGGTCCGGGCGATGTTAGCAAGCAACTTGCAATATGGGCAATGGCAATTCAAGGAAAGCTTACGGTTAACGATATGGCTAATGCCGATTTGCCATACGCTCCTCCATTCTCACTTGCCATAGATCATAGTATTGCTACCGCTCACGTTATGCAAAACAAACTCAGAGGATTATTCAAAACTATAACGGCAGAAGAGGTAAAAGAAAAGGCAAAAAACAATGACGGTAAAGCAGTTTTCTTAGATGTAAGGAATCCCGTGGAGTTCGAGCAAATGCGCCTCGGCATTGGCGAACGTCTTATTCCTCTTGGTCAGTTAAGAAAGAGAATTAATGAACTGCCCGAAGATAAAAACACCGAAATTATAACATGGTGTAAAATTTCTCTTCGCGGTTACGAGGCTTCTATAATACTGAAGGCAAACGGATATACTAACGTAAAAGTAATGGAGGGCGGTATTGTTTCCTGGCCCTTCTCAAGAGAGAAATAA
- a CDS encoding ABC transporter ATP-binding protein, translated as MIEIKNITFGYRKKSKLFNDMSLSFEAGKIHGLFGVNGAGKTTLLQLMSGLLKPSEGEIDILGRDVDSLSADALSQIFLVPEDFVLPSIRIKKFVALNKPFYPKFDKDLFASIMREFEMHENENLSEISYGQKKKFLISFAMSTQTPIILFDEPTNGLDIISKSQFRRIMARFASDDRCFVISTHQVRDLSSIIDNVLIIDNGKIAFNQSIYDISKTLVFRYITEDVPEDTLFSEDAGMGKNIIVKAMEDESEVDLETLFNAVIKDKEIINSAFKSN; from the coding sequence ATGATAGAAATTAAAAACATTACATTCGGTTATCGTAAAAAGTCAAAACTTTTTAACGATATGAGTTTAAGCTTTGAAGCCGGCAAAATTCACGGGCTTTTTGGCGTAAACGGAGCAGGAAAAACAACACTCCTACAGTTAATGTCAGGTTTGTTGAAACCATCTGAAGGGGAAATAGATATTTTAGGTAGAGATGTCGATAGTCTTAGTGCCGACGCATTATCCCAAATATTTTTAGTTCCTGAAGATTTTGTGCTTCCTTCAATCAGGATAAAAAAGTTTGTTGCTTTAAACAAACCATTCTATCCCAAGTTTGACAAGGATTTGTTCGCATCAATTATGCGTGAGTTTGAAATGCATGAAAATGAAAACCTATCGGAGATCTCTTATGGTCAAAAGAAAAAGTTTTTAATATCATTTGCTATGTCAACCCAAACTCCCATAATCCTTTTCGATGAGCCAACTAATGGGCTTGATATCATTTCAAAAAGTCAGTTTCGTCGTATCATGGCTCGCTTTGCATCAGACGACAGATGCTTCGTAATATCAACCCATCAGGTTCGTGACCTTTCATCAATTATTGATAATGTGTTAATAATTGATAATGGGAAAATAGCTTTTAATCAAAGTATATACGATATTTCTAAAACACTTGTTTTCAGGTATATAACAGAAGATGTTCCAGAAGACACTTTGTTTTCAGAAGATGCAGGTATGGGTAAAAATATTATTGTTAAAGCAATGGAAGACGAATCAGAAGTTGATTTGGAAACATTGTTCAACGCTGTTATAAAAGACAAAGAGATTATTAATAGTGCTTTTAAATCGAATTAA
- the add gene encoding adenosine deaminase, with protein MSVKLTYDFIKSLPKAELHCHLDGSLRVDTIIEIAKKYDVKLPVEGKEKLTKYLQAGENCNSLTDYLKVFEVTCSVLQWEDTLERATYELAEDCVEENIRYLEIRFSPILHIEKGLKMTQVVDAVLEGKKRAEKDFDIKIGIIICGLRHMSPEVSLILAELCVAYKNRGVVGYDLAGDEYNHPAKNHKEAFYLIINNNINTTVHAGEASGPESIHQALHWVRANRIGHGTRLREDGDLFNYVNDHRIPLEMCITSNVQTKAVESFGKHPLKFYFDYGLRVTINTDNRLVSNTTLTKEYMIAVEKFGFSPDELKYLIINGFKSAFLPNNEKVRILKRVTAELEQHGLKIRRDYN; from the coding sequence ATGTCAGTAAAATTAACCTATGATTTTATAAAAAGCCTTCCCAAAGCTGAACTTCATTGTCATTTGGACGGTTCCCTGCGAGTTGACACAATCATCGAAATTGCAAAAAAATACGATGTTAAACTTCCTGTAGAAGGAAAGGAAAAGCTTACTAAGTACCTACAAGCAGGTGAAAATTGTAATTCACTAACAGATTACCTCAAAGTGTTCGAAGTTACTTGTTCTGTACTCCAGTGGGAAGATACATTAGAGAGAGCAACATACGAGCTTGCAGAAGATTGTGTTGAAGAGAACATCAGATACCTCGAAATACGATTTTCTCCCATACTGCATATAGAAAAAGGATTGAAAATGACTCAAGTTGTTGATGCAGTATTAGAAGGGAAAAAAAGAGCAGAAAAAGATTTTGATATAAAAATAGGGATTATTATTTGTGGACTTCGTCATATGAGCCCTGAAGTATCGTTGATACTCGCAGAGCTTTGCGTAGCGTATAAAAACAGAGGTGTTGTTGGATATGATTTGGCTGGCGATGAATATAATCATCCGGCTAAAAATCATAAAGAAGCTTTTTATCTGATTATAAATAATAATATTAACACTACAGTGCATGCCGGAGAAGCATCGGGACCCGAGAGTATTCACCAGGCTTTGCATTGGGTAAGAGCAAATAGGATTGGGCACGGAACGAGGCTAAGGGAAGATGGAGACCTGTTTAATTATGTTAATGACCATCGCATTCCTTTGGAAATGTGCATTACATCAAATGTTCAGACAAAGGCAGTGGAGTCGTTTGGAAAGCACCCGTTAAAGTTTTATTTTGATTATGGACTGAGGGTTACAATAAATACAGATAACCGCTTGGTTTCCAACACAACTCTTACCAAAGAGTATATGATAGCTGTTGAAAAATTTGGATTTTCACCAGACGAACTTAAGTATCTGATTATAAATGGATTTAAGTCTGCTTTTTTGCCCAATAACGAAAAAGTAAGGATTTTAAAAAGGGTAACTGCAGAATTGGAGCAACACGGATTGAAAATACGTAGAGATTATAACTAA
- a CDS encoding DUF4249 family protein → MKPYLTIIIAISTLLLFVQCKKEVEFKGKNMKPKIVLNSIIYTDSIIECYVHKSNSVASGIFTVQPLTNATVVLSENGVVVETMTHVSNGKYLSNTTALEGKIYKIHVSLNNYDDAIGTSQIVYKPEWIKIDSIGVVTSYQDNQGMIMFRLKMPKESATNYYAMTIYEKLLIHIYDEETHEIIDSTFQYFHMLADMDYARGIEFSRYHYDGETGYEKYFLTDKITSQENEGIIDFPIRNSIEQRNRTLLFVIEKISEDLFMYEHSLYMLDDYYDFPLFSQPVQTYMNIEGGLGFIGTSVIIPVYYYHQQ, encoded by the coding sequence ATGAAACCATATTTAACAATCATAATTGCAATATCAACACTACTTTTATTTGTCCAATGCAAGAAAGAGGTAGAATTTAAAGGTAAAAACATGAAACCCAAAATTGTATTAAATTCTATCATATATACAGATAGCATTATAGAGTGTTATGTCCATAAATCAAACTCGGTAGCATCTGGCATTTTTACAGTACAGCCTCTAACGAACGCTACAGTCGTTTTGTCAGAAAATGGTGTTGTTGTTGAGACCATGACTCACGTTTCAAATGGAAAATATTTAAGTAATACGACCGCCTTAGAAGGGAAAATATATAAAATTCATGTTTCGTTAAACAATTACGATGACGCTATTGGAACTTCCCAAATAGTTTATAAACCTGAGTGGATTAAAATTGACTCTATTGGAGTCGTTACATCCTATCAAGATAACCAAGGTATGATAATGTTTAGATTAAAAATGCCCAAAGAGAGTGCCACTAACTATTACGCTATGACAATTTACGAAAAATTGTTGATACATATCTACGATGAAGAAACTCACGAAATAATAGACTCAACTTTTCAATATTTTCACATGTTAGCTGACATGGATTACGCTCGTGGAATAGAATTTTCTAGATACCATTATGATGGTGAGACTGGTTATGAAAAATATTTTTTAACCGATAAAATAACATCACAGGAGAATGAGGGTATTATTGATTTTCCAATCCGCAATTCGATCGAACAAAGAAATAGAACTTTATTATTTGTAATTGAAAAGATATCAGAAGATCTGTTTATGTACGAGCATTCACTTTATATGTTAGATGACTATTATGATTTTCCTTTGTTTAGCCAACCCGTTCAAACATATATGAATATTGAAGGGGGATTGGGATTTATCGGTACATCGGTTATTATACCCGTATATTATTACCATCAACAATAG
- a CDS encoding DUF1848 domain-containing protein, with product MQVKHQKVSIITDDGKSVEATAPIVISASRRTDIPAFYSKWFINRLRKGYCVLYNPFNQKPSYVSFKKTRVVVFWTKNPKPLIPFLCELEDRSIHYYFQFTLNDYEKENFEPNIPKIQERIETFKQLSEKIGKEKVIWRFDPLIQTKDVGIEELLRRVEYVGNQLKGYTEKLVFSFADIENYRKVADNLRREKIDYIDFNDRSMFQFAKALFVLNKNWKLKLATCAESIDLEQLEIEHNSCIDGELIKRIFYDDKDLLHFLTFGKTTTNDTLFPSDTPEKSINLKDPNQRKYCGCTISKDIGIYNTCLHFCKYCYANSSKELVRQNYKSHSQNNERM from the coding sequence ATGCAAGTCAAACACCAAAAAGTAAGCATAATAACCGATGACGGCAAAAGCGTTGAAGCAACCGCACCAATAGTTATATCGGCAAGCAGACGAACGGATATTCCCGCCTTCTACTCAAAATGGTTTATAAACAGGCTTAGAAAAGGGTATTGTGTTTTGTACAATCCTTTCAATCAGAAGCCTTCGTATGTTTCGTTCAAGAAAACAAGAGTAGTCGTGTTTTGGACAAAAAATCCAAAACCGTTAATACCCTTTTTGTGTGAACTAGAAGATCGTAGTATTCATTATTATTTTCAGTTTACGCTGAATGACTACGAAAAAGAGAATTTTGAGCCCAATATTCCCAAAATTCAAGAACGAATAGAAACATTTAAACAGTTGTCAGAAAAGATTGGAAAAGAGAAAGTTATTTGGCGATTTGATCCACTTATACAAACCAAAGATGTTGGAATTGAAGAATTACTAAGAAGAGTAGAATACGTTGGGAATCAATTAAAAGGCTATACAGAAAAACTCGTGTTCAGCTTTGCTGATATTGAAAACTACAGAAAAGTAGCAGACAATTTAAGAAGGGAGAAGATTGACTATATAGATTTTAATGATCGTTCCATGTTTCAATTTGCTAAAGCACTTTTTGTTCTGAACAAAAACTGGAAACTTAAACTTGCTACTTGCGCAGAGAGTATAGATTTAGAACAACTTGAAATAGAACACAATAGCTGCATAGATGGTGAACTAATAAAACGCATTTTTTATGACGATAAAGATTTGCTTCACTTTCTTACTTTTGGCAAAACGACCACAAATGACACTCTATTTCCCTCAGATACTCCTGAAAAATCAATAAATTTAAAAGACCCAAACCAGCGCAAATACTGTGGCTGCACAATAAGTAAAGATATTGGTATATATAATACTTGTCTACATTTTTGCAAATATTGTTATGCCAATAGCTCTAAAGAGTTAGTTAGACAAAATTACAAATCACACTCTCAAAACAACGAAAGAATGTAG
- a CDS encoding DUF1987 domain-containing protein — protein MEPIKIEGSPKTPTVNFEASGKIEIKGRSIPENSIEFYKPLIDWLDQYLTSPAKLTNVNVQLEYFNTSSSKCILDVLKKLEAIYKAGNEVVINWHYEEDDEDMLEAGEDYQSIIKVPFKMCEIEY, from the coding sequence ATGGAACCAATTAAAATTGAAGGATCTCCAAAAACTCCAACTGTTAATTTCGAGGCGTCAGGTAAAATTGAGATCAAAGGTCGTTCAATACCGGAAAATTCAATTGAGTTTTATAAACCATTAATTGATTGGCTTGATCAATATTTAACCAGTCCTGCCAAGTTAACAAACGTTAATGTTCAGTTAGAGTACTTTAATACAAGTTCTTCAAAATGTATTCTTGATGTATTAAAGAAATTGGAAGCTATTTACAAAGCAGGAAATGAAGTAGTTATTAATTGGCACTACGAAGAGGATGACGAGGATATGTTAGAAGCAGGTGAAGATTATCAGTCGATAATTAAGGTACCTTTCAAAATGTGCGAAATTGAATATTAG
- a CDS encoding SAM-dependent methyltransferase, translating into MTGTLYLIPTPISEEAVIDSLTGDIVRVLHKTQHYAVENIRSARRFIKSVDRNINIDELTFYEIGKNSSDTEKSSIIDILISGKNVGIMSEAGAPGVADPGSDIVLAAHKANINVMPLVGASSILLALMGSGLNGQKFVFHGYLPIKQNERQKAIRQLEKESHNFSQSQLFIETPYRNKAIFDDLIKTCLPQTLLTVAVDLTGEEQFLETKSIQAWKSSQVVFPKKPAIFVLLA; encoded by the coding sequence ATGACAGGAACTCTCTATTTAATTCCTACACCAATAAGCGAAGAGGCAGTAATCGACTCATTGACAGGAGATATTGTTCGAGTTTTGCACAAAACTCAACATTACGCAGTGGAAAATATAAGATCAGCGCGTCGATTTATAAAATCAGTTGACAGAAATATCAATATTGATGAACTTACCTTTTATGAAATTGGCAAAAACAGTTCTGACACTGAAAAGTCTAGCATTATTGATATATTAATATCGGGTAAAAATGTGGGAATAATGTCAGAAGCTGGAGCTCCTGGTGTAGCCGATCCTGGTTCTGATATAGTTTTGGCTGCACATAAAGCTAATATAAATGTTATGCCGTTAGTTGGAGCCTCTTCAATATTGTTAGCCTTGATGGGAAGTGGCTTAAACGGTCAAAAATTTGTTTTCCACGGGTATTTACCAATAAAACAGAATGAGAGACAAAAAGCAATCAGACAACTTGAAAAAGAATCACACAATTTTTCTCAATCTCAACTGTTTATAGAGACACCATATCGAAATAAAGCAATTTTTGACGACTTGATTAAAACGTGTTTACCTCAAACGCTGCTGACAGTTGCAGTAGATTTGACAGGTGAAGAACAATTTTTAGAAACAAAATCTATTCAAGCATGGAAAAGTAGTCAGGTAGTTTTTCCAAAAAAGCCTGCTATATTTGTCCTCTTAGCATAA
- a CDS encoding GntR family transcriptional regulator, with product MQFEEQQPIYIQIADEFCKNIILDKWQPNERIPSVRDVAVALEVNPNTVARTFEFMQSKDIIFNKRGIGYFVSEDGKEKALEYRREEFMSKIAPNFFDTMYLLGIPYSDLEKRYNEKVSK from the coding sequence ATGCAATTTGAAGAACAACAACCCATCTATATTCAAATTGCCGACGAGTTTTGTAAGAATATTATTTTGGACAAATGGCAACCAAATGAGAGAATCCCTTCGGTGCGCGATGTTGCTGTAGCTTTGGAGGTTAACCCTAATACGGTTGCCCGAACGTTCGAGTTTATGCAAAGCAAAGATATAATATTTAACAAACGTGGTATCGGCTATTTTGTTAGTGAAGATGGTAAAGAAAAAGCCTTAGAATATCGGCGTGAGGAGTTTATGAGCAAGATTGCCCCAAACTTTTTCGACACTATGTATCTTCTTGGGATACCATACTCAGATTTGGAGAAGCGTTATAACGAAAAGGTAAGTAAATGA